In the [Clostridium] colinum genome, one interval contains:
- a CDS encoding single-stranded DNA-binding protein has product MQTDLRENNVVTLIGKIVSDYTFSHEMYGEAFYTFKLETSRLSETTDILPITISERLIDKNLFKIGALIEINGQIRSYNSIIDNKNHLVLTVFTKEINFNLDFNKNPNQVSLNGYVCKQPVYRKTPFGREIADVLLAVNRSYNKSDYIPCIIWGRNAKFANNLEVGNNIKIYGRMQSRNYQKKLEDGSVLEKTAYEISVSKLGVLDSNNTNNDY; this is encoded by the coding sequence ATGCAAACAGATTTAAGAGAAAACAACGTAGTAACACTTATAGGAAAAATAGTATCAGATTATACATTTTCTCACGAAATGTACGGAGAAGCTTTTTATACCTTTAAGTTAGAAACATCTAGATTAAGTGAAACAACAGATATTTTACCTATAACAATATCTGAAAGACTTATAGATAAAAATCTTTTTAAAATAGGTGCTTTAATAGAAATAAATGGACAAATACGTTCTTATAATAGTATTATAGATAATAAAAATCATCTTGTTTTAACAGTTTTTACTAAGGAAATAAACTTTAATTTAGATTTTAATAAAAATCCAAATCAAGTATCATTAAATGGATATGTTTGTAAACAACCTGTATATAGAAAAACACCTTTTGGAAGAGAAATAGCAGATGTGCTATTGGCTGTAAATCGCTCTTATAACAAATCTGATTACATACCTTGTATTATATGGGGAAGAAACGCAAAATTTGCTAACAACCTAGAAGTTGGAAATAACATAAAAATTTACGGACGTATGCAAAGTAGAAACTATCAAAAAAAGCTAGAAGATGGCAGTGTTTTAGAAAAAACGGCATATGAAATAAGTGTATCTAAGCTAGGAGTTTTAGATAGTAATAATACTAATAATGATTATTAA
- a CDS encoding amylo-alpha-1,6-glucosidase, giving the protein MIKFSYGKNNFKNKEIAQENCYLLTNGLGGYSTLSIINSIIRNDNGVFVVATTAPNIRYVLISKLEEVVIINNKKYELTSQQYVQYTKDKDGEKYLVNFSQEYLPKWHYIVDGVEIIKEIVLVYVENTLGVKYEIINHLNKNVSIEVVPTLQFCIKGNIMDYNQMFKITKNKISANNIDMNVICNNWDVEIFQNIQYENDIYYPYDAKDGREAVGRIAKGIKYTYNFIDKNKAYLQFSLENEQKDTEIIFENEIKRQKDLIEKAGIKSEIGKVLVRSTDQFICKRESTNSLTIIAGYPFFADWGRDTMYAIEGCCIATKRYDDAKNIFRTFIKYLKNGIMPNLFPEGENKPLYNTVDASLLFIQSVYSYYKATKDLDFINEVYDPIVSILENYIKGTDYDIKMDTDYLIKAGSGLNQLTWMDVRFEEELPTPRHGKPVEINAYWYSSLKIVNEFGKLLNKDTKKYENLSKKVKKSFNEKFWNEKEKCLKDVVSGNEYDYQIRCNQIWAISCEFSPIDKEKAKLVVNKVFDKLYTPYGLRSLSLEDSQFVAEYGGKHYKRDMSYHQGTVWTFPLGSYFRAYLKVNDYSDEAKVIVKNQLSFFEDALREGCVGQIAEIYDGLIPNESRGCFAQAWSVSEILKIYEELDNK; this is encoded by the coding sequence ATGATAAAATTTAGCTATGGCAAAAATAATTTTAAAAATAAAGAAATAGCACAAGAAAATTGTTATTTACTTACAAATGGTTTAGGTGGATATAGCACATTATCTATTATTAATTCTATTATAAGAAATGATAATGGAGTATTTGTTGTAGCAACAACAGCACCTAATATTAGATATGTTCTTATTAGTAAATTAGAAGAAGTAGTTATTATAAATAATAAAAAGTATGAATTAACTTCACAACAATATGTGCAATATACAAAAGATAAAGACGGAGAAAAATATTTAGTTAATTTTAGCCAAGAATATTTACCAAAATGGCATTATATAGTAGATGGTGTAGAGATAATAAAGGAAATAGTATTAGTTTATGTAGAAAATACTTTAGGTGTAAAATATGAAATTATAAATCACCTTAATAAAAATGTTAGTATAGAGGTTGTACCAACACTACAATTTTGTATAAAAGGAAATATAATGGACTATAACCAAATGTTTAAAATAACAAAAAATAAAATTAGTGCTAACAATATAGATATGAATGTTATATGTAACAATTGGGACGTAGAAATTTTTCAAAATATACAATATGAAAATGATATATATTACCCATATGATGCTAAAGACGGAAGGGAAGCCGTAGGAAGAATTGCAAAAGGTATAAAATATACATATAATTTTATTGACAAAAATAAAGCATATTTACAATTTAGTTTAGAAAATGAACAAAAAGATACAGAAATAATTTTTGAAAATGAAATAAAAAGGCAAAAAGATTTAATAGAAAAAGCAGGAATAAAAAGTGAAATAGGTAAAGTTTTAGTTAGATCAACAGACCAATTTATATGTAAAAGAGAATCTACAAATAGCTTAACTATAATAGCAGGTTATCCATTTTTTGCAGATTGGGGCAGAGATACAATGTATGCAATAGAAGGTTGTTGTATAGCTACTAAAAGATATGATGATGCAAAAAATATTTTTAGAACATTTATAAAATACTTAAAAAATGGTATTATGCCTAATCTTTTTCCAGAAGGTGAAAATAAACCATTATATAATACGGTAGATGCTTCTTTATTATTTATCCAAAGTGTGTATAGTTATTATAAAGCTACAAAAGATTTAGATTTTATAAATGAAGTGTATGACCCAATAGTTTCTATTTTAGAAAATTATATAAAAGGTACAGATTATGATATAAAAATGGATACAGATTATCTAATAAAAGCGGGAAGTGGACTTAATCAACTAACGTGGATGGACGTTAGGTTTGAAGAAGAGCTACCAACGCCACGCCACGGAAAACCAGTAGAGATAAATGCATACTGGTATAGCTCATTAAAAATAGTTAATGAATTTGGAAAATTATTAAACAAAGATACTAAAAAATATGAAAATTTATCTAAAAAAGTTAAAAAGTCTTTTAATGAAAAATTTTGGAATGAAAAAGAAAAATGTTTAAAAGATGTAGTGTCTGGTAATGAATACGACTATCAAATAAGGTGTAATCAAATTTGGGCTATATCTTGTGAATTTTCTCCAATAGATAAAGAAAAAGCTAAATTAGTTGTAAATAAAGTATTTGATAAATTGTATACACCTTATGGTCTTAGAAGTCTTTCTTTAGAAGATAGTCAATTTGTAGCAGAATATGGTGGAAAACATTATAAAAGAGATATGTCTTATCATCAAGGCACGGTATGGACATTTCCTTTAGGTTCGTATTTTAGAGCATATTTGAAAGTAAATGATTATAGTGATGAGGCAAAAGTTATAGTTAAAAATCAGTTATCATTTTTTGAAGATGCATTAAGAGAAGGCTGTGTAGGACAGATAGCAGAAATATATGATGGGCTTATACCTAATGAAAGTAGAGGATGTTTTGCTCAAGCGTGGAGTGTATCAGAAATATTAAAAATATATGAAGAATTAGATAATAAGTAA
- a CDS encoding glycoside hydrolase family 13 protein — protein sequence MNFGAIIHRTSDSFCYPLDNDTIQINLKTGYDIEKVNIIYGDPFTAGILGGNEKWTGEKLEITEKIELDYHILWKIKLKPEYKRLKYYFEIFSKNEKVYFYEDGFFYDNELSNGQCFIKPWLNPIDVKNTPKWVNDTIWYQIFPDRFCNGDESINPINTKQWGSEKPKNEDIYGGDLRGIIEKLDYLEDLGINGIYLTPIFKAESVHKYDTIDYYEIDEAFGDKDTFRELVKKAHSKGIKIMLDGVFNHCGKNFPLWQDVLKNGPKSKYYNWFMVNKWPIDETKKGTEDKSFYSFAFTSNMPKLNTNNIEVVNYILDICEYWVKEFDIDGWRLDVANEISHYLCKEIRRRLKNIKPEIYILGEIWHDAIDWLRGDEFDSVMNYPLQSAITSFWNNKQMTNIDFIHKVNKCYETYMEQTNNVLFNLLDSHDTDRLIHRTKDENIFLQQLTILFTLVGSPCIFYGTEIALEGAHDPDCRACMPWDKIENGVYNLQIEKIKKLINLRKSIKAFRNNNIEFFNDSKNPRVIKYCKKDESGSIIVTINASDSNINVLYRNEIFSNLLDGNILKPNGILIERVENNDKI from the coding sequence ATGAATTTTGGGGCAATAATACATAGAACATCAGATAGTTTTTGTTATCCTTTAGATAATGATACTATACAAATAAATTTAAAAACAGGATATGATATAGAAAAAGTTAATATTATATATGGAGACCCATTTACAGCAGGTATTTTAGGTGGAAATGAGAAATGGACTGGAGAAAAATTAGAAATAACAGAAAAAATAGAGTTAGATTATCACATACTTTGGAAGATAAAATTAAAACCAGAATATAAAAGGCTTAAATATTATTTTGAGATATTTTCTAAAAATGAAAAAGTTTACTTTTATGAAGACGGATTTTTTTATGATAATGAATTAAGTAATGGACAATGTTTTATTAAACCGTGGTTAAATCCTATTGATGTAAAAAACACACCAAAATGGGTAAATGATACTATATGGTATCAAATTTTTCCAGATAGATTTTGTAATGGTGATGAAAGCATAAATCCTATTAATACAAAACAATGGGGAAGTGAAAAACCTAAAAATGAAGATATATATGGTGGAGATTTAAGAGGAATAATAGAAAAATTAGATTATTTGGAAGACTTAGGAATAAACGGTATATATCTTACGCCTATATTTAAGGCAGAATCTGTTCATAAATATGATACAATAGATTATTATGAAATAGATGAAGCCTTTGGAGATAAAGATACATTTAGAGAACTTGTTAAAAAGGCTCATAGCAAAGGAATAAAAATAATGTTAGACGGTGTTTTTAACCATTGTGGTAAAAATTTTCCACTATGGCAAGATGTATTAAAAAATGGACCTAAATCTAAATATTATAATTGGTTTATGGTTAATAAATGGCCAATAGATGAAACAAAAAAAGGCACAGAAGATAAAAGTTTTTATTCTTTTGCATTTACCTCAAATATGCCAAAACTAAATACTAATAATATTGAAGTTGTAAACTATATTTTAGATATTTGCGAATATTGGGTTAAAGAGTTTGATATAGACGGTTGGAGATTAGATGTTGCTAATGAAATATCCCATTATTTGTGTAAAGAGATTAGAAGAAGATTAAAAAATATAAAGCCAGAAATATACATATTAGGAGAAATATGGCATGATGCAATAGATTGGCTTAGAGGAGATGAGTTTGATTCTGTAATGAACTATCCTTTACAAAGTGCTATAACATCTTTTTGGAACAATAAACAAATGACAAATATAGATTTTATACATAAAGTAAATAAATGTTATGAAACATATATGGAACAAACTAATAATGTTTTATTTAACCTTTTAGATTCTCACGATACAGATAGATTAATACATAGAACGAAAGATGAAAACATTTTTTTACAACAATTAACTATATTGTTTACTTTAGTTGGTAGCCCTTGTATATTTTATGGTACTGAAATAGCATTAGAAGGAGCACACGACCCAGATTGTAGAGCTTGTATGCCGTGGGATAAAATAGAAAATGGTGTTTATAATTTACAAATAGAAAAAATAAAAAAATTAATAAACCTTAGAAAAAGTATAAAAGCTTTTAGAAATAATAATATAGAGTTTTTTAATGATAGTAAAAATCCTAGAGTTATAAAATATTGTAAAAAAGATGAAAGTGGTAGTATTATAGTTACAATAAATGCTAGTGATAGCAATATTAATGTATTATATAGAAATGAAATTTTTTCTAATTTATTAGATGGTAATATATTAAAGCCTAATGGAATTTTAATAGAAAGGGTAGAAAATAATGATAAAATTTAG
- a CDS encoding sugar ABC transporter permease produces MKLKKFLKETIVHGFLAILGFIWILPIFFVILTSFRAEKGSYKSYIFPKEYTLDNYINLFTKSSSGIDYPRWFFNTLIVAIASCILSTLFVLFVSYVMSRLRFKMRKALMNIALILGMFPGFMSMIAIYYILKGLGFLETGQLKLIALIMVYSGGSGLGFYIAKGFFDTIPISVDEAAYIDGATKWDVFKNITIPLSKPIIVYTLLTAFMAPWVDYIFAKVILGTDREYYTIAIGLWTMLEREFIETYYTQFYAGCVIISIPIAILFLMTQKYYAEGISGAVKG; encoded by the coding sequence ATGAAATTAAAAAAATTTTTAAAAGAAACAATAGTACACGGATTTTTAGCAATATTAGGGTTTATATGGATTTTACCTATATTTTTTGTAATATTAACTTCATTTAGGGCAGAAAAAGGGTCTTATAAAAGTTATATTTTTCCTAAAGAATATACATTAGATAATTATATAAATTTATTTACAAAGTCTTCAAGCGGTATAGATTATCCAAGATGGTTTTTTAATACGCTTATTGTTGCAATAGCAAGTTGTATATTATCAACATTATTTGTGTTGTTTGTTTCTTATGTTATGTCTAGGTTAAGGTTTAAAATGAGAAAAGCTTTAATGAATATAGCGTTAATTTTAGGTATGTTTCCAGGGTTTATGTCTATGATAGCTATTTACTATATATTAAAAGGATTAGGATTTTTAGAAACAGGACAATTAAAGTTAATAGCACTTATTATGGTTTATTCTGGAGGTTCGGGGTTAGGTTTTTACATAGCTAAAGGATTTTTTGACACAATACCTATAAGTGTAGACGAGGCAGCTTATATAGATGGTGCTACTAAATGGGACGTATTTAAAAATATAACTATACCATTGTCAAAACCAATAATAGTTTATACATTGTTAACAGCTTTTATGGCGCCTTGGGTTGATTATATATTTGCTAAAGTTATTTTAGGGACAGATAGAGAATATTATACAATTGCTATTGGGCTATGGACAATGTTAGAAAGAGAATTTATAGAAACATATTATACACAGTTTTATGCAGGTTGTGTAATAATATCAATACCAATTGCTATATTATTTTTAATGACACAAAAATATTATGCAGAGGGTATTTCTGGAGCAGTAAAAGGTTAA
- a CDS encoding alpha-glucosidase, giving the protein MRDLENKVIYQIYPKSFKDTTGNGYGDINGIIEKLDYLKDLGVDYIWLSPCCKSPQNDNGYDISDYMQIDEIFGTNKDYENLIKEASKRDIKIMMDLVLNHTSSEHIWFKKALEKNNKYYNYYIWRDKPNEIKSMFGGSAWSYNESVGKYYLRLFDKTQPDLNWENEEVRKELYKMINYWIDKGVKGFRLDVIDLIGKEPEKLIISKGPKFYEYLKELNYNTFKDKLLTVGECWCSSIEESYKMCNKEGLTQAFHFTHQCLTHINGDKWNQSKIDLYKLCESLDKWENEYKGIEAIVMNNHDLPRMISLWLNDNKYRKESAKLLISLFGLLKGNLYIYQGEEIGMTNAYFDTIDKYVDVETINKYNELKEKEMPEDKIMDIIKLVSRDNARTPMQWDSTTNAGFSTGKPWLEVNKNYKEINVLNDINSVDSIFNYYKSIIKYRKENYEKIDKKAIFKTDGKILTMEKEKFILFANFTDEDLNIEAKNKDLVLFKNYNNIEEGKIRAFEVIVFSK; this is encoded by the coding sequence ATGAGAGATTTAGAAAATAAAGTAATATATCAAATTTATCCTAAAAGCTTTAAAGACACAACAGGAAATGGCTATGGAGATATAAATGGGATAATAGAAAAACTCGATTATTTAAAAGATTTAGGGGTAGACTATATATGGTTAAGCCCTTGTTGTAAATCTCCACAAAATGATAATGGATATGATATATCCGACTATATGCAAATAGATGAAATTTTTGGAACAAACAAAGACTATGAAAATCTTATAAAAGAGGCTTCAAAAAGAGATATAAAAATAATGATGGATTTAGTCTTAAACCATACATCTAGCGAACATATTTGGTTTAAAAAAGCTTTAGAAAAAAATAATAAATATTATAACTATTATATTTGGAGAGATAAACCTAATGAGATAAAGTCTATGTTTGGTGGTAGTGCGTGGAGTTATAATGAAAGTGTAGGTAAATATTATTTAAGGTTATTTGATAAAACTCAACCAGATTTAAACTGGGAAAATGAAGAGGTAAGAAAAGAACTTTATAAAATGATAAATTATTGGATAGATAAAGGTGTAAAAGGATTTAGGCTAGATGTAATAGATTTGATAGGTAAAGAACCAGAAAAGTTAATAATAAGTAAAGGTCCAAAATTTTATGAATATTTAAAAGAGCTTAATTATAATACATTTAAAGATAAACTTTTAACAGTAGGTGAATGCTGGTGTTCTAGCATAGAAGAAAGTTATAAAATGTGTAACAAAGAAGGTTTAACACAAGCTTTTCATTTTACTCATCAATGTTTGACACACATAAACGGTGATAAATGGAACCAATCTAAAATAGATTTATATAAACTATGTGAAAGCCTTGACAAATGGGAAAATGAATATAAAGGCATAGAAGCTATTGTTATGAACAACCATGACTTACCAAGAATGATTTCTTTGTGGCTTAATGACAACAAATATAGAAAAGAAAGTGCTAAGCTATTAATAAGCTTATTTGGACTTTTAAAAGGAAATTTATATATTTATCAAGGTGAAGAAATAGGTATGACAAATGCATATTTTGATACTATTGATAAATATGTAGATGTAGAAACTATAAATAAATATAACGAGCTTAAAGAAAAAGAAATGCCTGAAGATAAAATAATGGATATAATAAAACTTGTATCTAGAGACAATGCAAGAACACCTATGCAATGGGATAGTACAACAAATGCAGGTTTTTCTACTGGTAAGCCGTGGCTTGAGGTTAATAAAAACTATAAAGAAATAAATGTTTTAAATGATATTAATAGTGTAGATAGTATATTTAATTATTATAAAAGTATAATTAAATATAGAAAAGAAAACTATGAAAAAATAGATAAAAAAGCTATTTTTAAAACAGATGGAAAAATATTAACTATGGAAAAAGAAAAATTTATATTATTTGCAAATTTTACAGATGAAGATTTAAATATAGAGGCAAAAAATAAAGATTTAGTATTATTTAAAAATTATAATAATATAGAAGAGGGAAAAATAAGAGCTTTTGAAGTTATAGTTTTTAGTAAATAA
- a CDS encoding extracellular solute-binding protein, producing the protein MKKKILSTLLTVAVALTTLTGCGGDKSSETSSQGDIKQVDLKIWTAENQVSSGTMDSMTKSFQDLHPEWKINYTVEIVGEDVAKDEILKDVEMAGDVFFFASDQLPDLVNAGAIAKLGGSVEEMVKADMSPQVVDTATYEDHLYAIPFTHNTFFMYYDKSLLSEENIKSVEDILAVSTPENVYNFCFDNAGGWKLGAWYYGAGLSIYGENGTEFEKGCDWNTPTGIAVTNYIIDLLNNPKVAYADDISVTELIETHRLGAWFDGAWNYNVYKEALGDDLGVAILPTFNPDGNDYQLKSFYSSKLIGVNSKTKNPEVAVEFAKYLGSEEMQIQRFKETAQAPTNLKASEIEEVKNDIVSNVLIQESEAASVIQPTSIEFSKRYWVNAGAIATEIRGKTLTKDNVQEKMDTFVKAMEVK; encoded by the coding sequence ATGAAAAAGAAAATATTATCTACATTACTTACAGTAGCAGTAGCACTTACAACATTAACAGGTTGTGGTGGTGATAAATCTAGTGAAACTTCTTCACAAGGTGATATAAAACAAGTTGATTTAAAAATATGGACGGCAGAAAATCAAGTTTCTAGTGGCACTATGGATTCTATGACAAAGTCTTTTCAAGATTTACATCCAGAATGGAAAATAAATTATACTGTTGAAATAGTAGGAGAAGATGTTGCAAAAGATGAAATATTAAAAGATGTAGAAATGGCTGGAGATGTATTTTTCTTTGCAAGCGACCAGCTACCAGACTTAGTTAATGCAGGAGCTATTGCAAAGCTAGGAGGCTCTGTTGAAGAAATGGTTAAAGCAGATATGTCGCCACAAGTTGTAGACACAGCAACTTATGAAGACCATCTTTATGCAATACCTTTTACACACAATACATTTTTTATGTATTATGACAAAAGCTTATTATCTGAAGAAAATATAAAATCTGTTGAAGATATATTAGCAGTTTCAACACCAGAAAATGTGTATAATTTCTGTTTTGACAATGCAGGAGGTTGGAAACTTGGTGCTTGGTATTATGGAGCAGGGCTTTCTATATACGGAGAAAATGGTACAGAATTTGAAAAAGGGTGTGATTGGAACACACCAACAGGTATAGCAGTTACAAATTATATAATAGATTTATTAAATAATCCTAAAGTTGCTTATGCAGACGATATATCTGTAACAGAGCTTATAGAGACACATAGACTAGGTGCTTGGTTTGATGGAGCTTGGAACTATAATGTTTATAAAGAAGCATTGGGAGATGATTTAGGTGTTGCAATATTACCTACATTTAATCCAGATGGAAATGATTATCAATTAAAAAGTTTTTATAGCTCAAAATTAATAGGTGTTAATTCTAAAACTAAAAATCCAGAGGTTGCAGTAGAATTTGCTAAATATTTAGGTAGTGAAGAAATGCAAATACAAAGATTTAAAGAGACAGCTCAAGCACCTACAAACTTAAAAGCATCTGAAATAGAGGAGGTTAAAAATGATATCGTTTCTAACGTACTTATACAAGAGTCTGAGGCTGCATCTGTTATACAACCTACATCAATAGAATTTAGTAAAAGATATTGGGTAAATGCAGGAGCTATTGCAACAGAGATAAGAGGTAAAACATTAACAAAAGATAATGTGCAAGAAAAAATGGATACTTTTGTTAAAGCTATGGAAGTAAAATAA
- a CDS encoding sirohydrochlorin cobaltochelatase yields MKKAVILICFGSKNIDLQLEKLKKKIIKNFYGYSIYICFTSNFFIKKYGYGIDEILNNIYINNYEKIICLPIFTIDGIEYEKALTYINNYKGKIKSIKISKPLLYYEENFIDIYSYINGINKQNVLYICHGTDDKSNYKYKKLFSMFKEKNIFFSNLENEPYIETTIKIIKEKNINNLYVKPFLLFNGKHIEKDIAYNIKNVLLQNNINIILDLKPLLQYDEIVDIFIKNLIKSKEI; encoded by the coding sequence ATGAAAAAAGCAGTCATATTAATTTGTTTTGGAAGTAAAAATATAGATTTACAATTAGAAAAACTTAAGAAAAAAATAATAAAAAATTTTTATGGATATAGCATATACATATGTTTTACAAGCAATTTTTTTATAAAGAAATATGGATATGGTATAGATGAAATTTTAAATAATATATATATCAATAATTATGAAAAAATAATATGTTTACCTATTTTTACAATAGATGGGATAGAATACGAAAAGGCTTTAACATATATAAATAATTATAAAGGAAAAATTAAATCAATAAAAATATCAAAGCCTTTGTTATATTATGAAGAAAATTTTATTGATATATATAGTTATATTAATGGAATTAATAAACAAAATGTACTTTATATATGCCACGGCACAGATGATAAAAGTAATTATAAATATAAAAAATTGTTTAGTATGTTTAAAGAGAAAAATATATTTTTTTCCAATTTAGAAAATGAACCTTACATAGAAACAACTATTAAAATAATAAAAGAAAAAAACATAAATAATTTATATGTAAAGCCATTTCTACTTTTTAATGGAAAGCATATAGAAAAAGACATAGCATATAATATAAAAAACGTATTATTACAAAATAATATAAATATTATACTAGATTTAAAACCACTGTTACAGTATGATGAGATAGTAGATATATTTATAAAAAATTTAATAAAAAGTAAGGAGATATAA
- a CDS encoding carbohydrate ABC transporter permease, with product MYNDISLKEALKKSNINTKLSMIIFGFGNIRNGQIIKGLIYLILEVLYIIYMVSFGFTSIINLKTLGTKTQQEVFNEAKQIYEYVSGDNSMLFLLYGIITIFITLGFICILIKSIKSAYNVQLRKEMGKGIPKFLDDLKSLKEERLHIMLLSLPVLGVILFTIIPIVFMICIAFTNYDHKHQPPGNLFTWVGLENFKSMFTLGGELSKTFFPVLAWTITWAIVATFSCYILGMLLAILINRKQTKFKSFWRFIFSLSVAVPSFVTLLTMKTVFNTNGPMNVLLRHLGIIAQTEAIPFFTDPTLAKITIILVNIWIGVPFTMLTTTGILQNIPQELFEAAKVDGAKPSTIFRKITLPYMLFVTTPYLITAFAGNINNFNVIFLLSGGGPDSLEYYYAGKTDLLVTWLYKLTITQKDYNLGSVIGILVFVILATLSLVTYRRTNAYKNESSFQ from the coding sequence ATGTATAATGATATATCTTTAAAAGAGGCTTTAAAAAAATCTAATATAAATACTAAACTTTCTATGATAATATTTGGATTTGGTAATATACGTAATGGACAAATAATTAAAGGATTAATATATTTAATATTAGAAGTTTTATATATAATATATATGGTATCTTTTGGCTTTACATCTATTATAAATTTAAAAACATTAGGAACTAAAACTCAACAAGAAGTTTTTAATGAAGCAAAACAAATATATGAGTATGTATCTGGAGATAATTCTATGTTATTTTTGCTATATGGCATAATAACAATATTTATAACGTTAGGGTTTATATGTATTTTAATTAAGTCTATAAAAAGTGCTTATAATGTACAATTAAGAAAAGAAATGGGTAAAGGTATACCTAAATTTTTAGATGATTTAAAAAGCTTAAAAGAAGAACGATTACATATAATGTTATTATCTTTACCTGTTTTAGGCGTTATATTATTTACAATAATACCAATAGTATTTATGATTTGTATAGCTTTTACAAATTATGACCATAAACATCAACCACCAGGAAATTTATTTACTTGGGTTGGGCTTGAAAATTTTAAAAGTATGTTTACTTTAGGTGGAGAACTTTCAAAAACATTTTTTCCAGTTTTAGCTTGGACTATAACTTGGGCAATAGTTGCTACTTTTTCTTGTTATATTTTAGGTATGTTGCTTGCTATATTAATAAATAGAAAACAAACAAAATTTAAAAGTTTTTGGAGATTTATATTTTCTTTATCTGTTGCAGTGCCTTCATTTGTTACGCTTCTTACAATGAAAACAGTTTTTAATACAAATGGACCAATGAATGTATTATTAAGACATTTAGGGATAATAGCACAAACAGAAGCTATACCATTTTTTACAGACCCTACATTAGCTAAAATAACAATAATATTAGTAAATATATGGATAGGTGTTCCATTTACTATGCTTACAACAACAGGTATTTTACAAAACATACCTCAAGAATTATTTGAAGCTGCTAAAGTTGATGGAGCTAAACCTTCTACAATATTTAGAAAAATAACTCTACCTTATATGTTATTTGTTACAACACCGTATTTGATAACAGCATTTGCTGGTAATATTAATAATTTTAATGTAATATTTTTATTATCAGGTGGTGGACCAGATTCATTAGAATATTATTATGCAGGAAAAACAGATTTACTTGTTACTTGGTTATATAAATTAACTATTACACAAAAAGATTACAATTTAGGCTCTGTAATAGGTATTTTGGTATTTGTAATATTGGCTACACTTTCATTAGTTACATATAGAAGAACAAATGCTTATAAAAATGAAAGTTCATTCCAATAA